TGGAACACCGCGCCCACCAGCTTCGGGAAGAGGCGCGCGTTCTCTTCTTCCGTGATTTCGCGCTGGATGCGGGCCTTCAGGTCGTCCGAGGCGTGCCGGCCGCCCACGACGAGGCCGCGGATCTGCTCCACGCCGTCCAGCTTCGCGTCCAGGTCCTCCGCGGACACGCGCGCGAAGCGCAGGAAGTCATCCGAGTTCGTCTGGAGGCGGGAGTAGAGGTAGCCCACCACCTTGTCCACCTCCACCTGGACCTCGTCCTCGTTGGCTCCCTCCATGGAGAAGCCTTCCACCACCACGTACTCCACCTGCTGCATGCCCGCGCGCCACAGCTGCGCGAGCACGTCGTCCGCGCCGCGCTCCGGCTCCGACAGCGCGATGAGCGTGAGGGTGACGAGCTCCTCCAGCGGCAGCCCCGGGCGGAAGATGAGCTGGCGGATGCCGTCGCGGAAGAACTTGTAGGGGAGCGGCGACTCTTCAGAGAAGAGCGGCTCGCCGTACAGCATGAAGTTCTGCTGCTCCACCTTCAACGAAAGCGGCCCGAACTTCTCCGTGTACGTGGAGATGGCCTCCAGCGCCTTGGAGAGGAACTCCGGGAAGCGCGCCTCGTTGTGGCGGTACATGCCAATCTGCTTGATGCCCTTGAGCAGGTGGAACGCGAACGTCTTCGCCAGTTCCACCTTCTCGCGGACCTCCGGCGACTGTTCCGGCTCCGCGGTCGCGTCCGTGACTTTCTGGGGCTGTGCCATGAAACCTGAAGAATCCGGAGGGGGCGGAAGGCCCCGGTGGGGGGAACCTCAGTGTACTCCCGTCCAGGGCCGGGTCCCAATTCGAGAAGCGCCCAGAATCCAGGGGGTTGGCGTGACACCTGGGCAACATGGGGCGGACTGGCGGTGAAGCCCCGGTGTGTTACGCAAGGGGCCCCTTGCAGTCCGGAGTCCCGTCCATGAAGCGACTGGCCGCGTCCGCCCTGGTCCTGGCGTCCCTCACGGGGTGCTTCCGCATGAGCGTGCGCAGTCCGGCGCCGCGCGACGGTGCACCGGAGTCCCAGACGGGCGTGAGCCTGGTGGAGGGGCTGACGACGTCCAACGTGGCCGCGGCGGAGTGCCGGCATGGCCTGTCCCGGGTGGACGTGTACTGGCCGTGGTGGAGCCCGTTCGTCTACGCCTTCACCTTCGGCATCGTGACGCCGCTGCGCGCGGAGTACGTCTGCGCGAAGGGGTTGGCGGACGCTGCCGGCGGCGACACGGAGGTGCCGCCGTCGGTGCCCGGGCTTTGACGGAAGACCTCCCCGCCGCGAACGAAGCGGGGAGGGTGCTTCCAGCCGTCAGTGCGACGGCGGCGGGGCTTCCGCGCCGCTCTTGCCCTTGAGGGCCGAGCGGAACAGCACCGCGGTGAGGACGGCGAAGAACGCCAGGCCCCAGACGTTGGACCAGGTCGGGTGCGCCAGCTCGCTCTCGCCTACGGCGTTGAGGAAGGAGCCCACCGCGCCTTCATGCCCGAAGAGGGCGGGCAGGTTGATGGCGCGCGTCCAGGCACCGTCGCTGGCGATTTCAAGGAAGGCAATCAGCACGCCCGCGATGGAGCCGCCCGCGATGTAGCCGGAGGACATCAGCGTGCCGGGGGAGAACTCGGACTCCGCCGCGGTGCCGCCGCGCAGCTTGTCCACGAAGTGGCGCACCATGCCGCCCACGAAGATGGGCGCGCTGCTGCTGATGGGCAGGTACACGCCCACCGCGAAGGGCAGCGAGGACACGCCGCACAGCTCCAGCATCAGGGCGATGAAGACGCCCAGCAGCACCAGGTCCCACGGCAGCCGCTGCGTGAGGATGCCGTCGATGATGAGCGCGAACAGCTGCGCCTTGGGCGCGGAGTAGCGGGTGAGCGTCTGGCCCTCGTACTCGCTGATGCGGCCACCGATGCCCGGGTCCACCACGTACTGGATGCTGCCCTGGTCATCCACCAGGTAGCGGCCGGCGGGCACGGGCGTGTCCGCGCCGCGCACGAAGCCTTCCTTGTAGATGCGGTCCGGACCGGCGGTGATGGCGCCCGCGTCCGACAGCTTCAGCGACGGGCCGTTGGCCGGCGCCAGCGTGAGGCCGGACAGCTGCTCGGGCGGCATCGGGCGCCAGCTGCGCAGTTCCAGCCCGCCGTCCACCGGCGCCATGTCCAGGCGCTCCGCCCACAGCGAGCGCTTGAGCTGCGCGGGCGTCATGCCGCGCTGGGTGAGCGCGTCCTGGGACACCGCCCAGCGCCAGGTGTGCTGGGTGCGCGTCTCCTGCGTCAGCTCCGTCACCTGCACGCCCGGGTGCGTCTCCGGGATGACCGCCGTGGCGCCCTGGTTGAGCAGCACCAGCACCAGGCCGATGAACATCGCGCTGGTGAGCACGCCGACGAAGAGGGCGATCTGCTGCTTCTTGGGCGTGCCGCCCACGAGGAACGCCGTCTTCAAATCCTGCGCGGTGGTGCCGCCGTTGGACGCGGCGATGCCCACGATGGCCGCCGTGGTGAGCGCCATGAAGCGGTCCGGCGACGACGTCCAGCCGAAGAGCAGGTACACGAGGCAGGTGACGAGCAGCGTGGCCACCACCATGCCGGAGATGGGGTTGGAGGAAGAGCCAATCTCACCGGTGATGCGCGCGCTCACCGTCACGAAGAAGAAGCCGAAGATGACGATGAGGATGGCGGAGATGAAGTTCACGTGCAGCGGCGGCGCCAGCCAGATGGCGAGGATGAGCAGCGCGCTGCCCACCAGCACCACCGTGATGGGCAGGTCCTGATCCGTGCGCAGCACCGTGGGCAGGGCGCCCTGCGTGCGCGACTGGCGCAGCGTCTCCACGCTGCGCTTGAAGGCGCCCACGATGGTGGGCAGGGAGCGGATGAGGCTGATGAGGCCGCCCGTCGCCACCGCGCCCGCGCCGATGTAGAGCACGTACGCGTTGCGGATCTGATCCGGCGACATGTCCTTGATGAGCATCCCGTTGTGCACCAGCAGCGGCGTCTCCATGCCGCTGCCGAAGAAGGAGATCATCGGGATGAGGATGAGGTAGCTGAGCACGCCGCCGGCGAAGGTGATGCCCGCCACGCGCGGCCCGATGATGTAGCCCACGCCGAGCAGCTCCGGGGACACCTCCGTGGAGAGCGTCGCGGCCTTGAGCCCCTTGATGGGCGTGCCGATGGCCTCCTTGAAGAGCTTCATCCCGGAGTAGGCGAACTTGTAGACGCCGCCGATGATGAAACCCAGGATGACCGTGCGCGCGTTGGTGCCGCCCTGCTCGCCGACAATGAGCACGTCCGCGCTGGCGGTGCCCTCCGGGTAGGTGAGCTTGCCGTGCTCCTGGACGATGAGGCCCTGGCGCAGCGGAATCATCATCAGCACGCCCAGGACGCCGCCCAGCGCGGCGGTGAGGAACGCGTGCGTGAGGCTGATGTCGTAGCCCAGGATGAGCAGCGCGGGCAGCGCCGCCGCCACGCCGAACGCGAGCGACTCACCCGCGGAGCCCGTCGTCTGGACGATGGTGTTCTCCAGGATGCTGGAGCGCCCCAGGGCCCGGAAGATGGCGATGGAGAGCACCGCCACCGGGATGGACGCGGACACCGTGAGGCCGACCTTGATGGCCAGGTACACGGATGACGCCGCGAACACGATGCCCAGCACCGACCCGAGCACCAGTCCGCGGATCGTCAGCTCCGCGGGCGACTGCTCGGGGGACACATAGGGTTTGTGCGGGGCACCATGCGCCTCCGCGAGGGGGACGCGATCATCGACGACCGGCGGGGAACCGTGGGACAAGCAGGCACTCCTGACAGGAAATCAGGGGGCCCGTTGTAGCAGGGTCTCCGCCGGGGCGCGAAAACAGCCCTTCAGCCCTGGGCGGCGAGCGTCTCCGGATCCACCTCCGCCATCAGGGCGGCCAGCTCCGACTTGAGCTTGTCCTTGGCGCGGATCTCCAGCTGGCGCGCGCGCTCGCGGGAGAAGCCGAAGTGCTCACCCAGCTCCTTGAGCGTCATGGGGCGCTCGTTCATCACGCGCTGCTCGATGATGAAGCGCTCGCGAGGATCCAGCCGCATGAGGGCGGTGCGGACGCGGTTGTTGATGAGGCCCGCCTCCTCCTTGTCCGCGAACTCGTCGTCCTGGGGCGCCGCCGCGCTCACCACGAAGTCCACGTGGCTGTTGCCGCCGTCCTCGCCCATGGGCGCGTCCAGGGACAGGTCCCGGCCGCCCATGCGCTGCTCCATCTCACGCACTTCACCGGGCTTCACATGGAGCTTGCGGGCAATCTCATCCACGTTCACCACGGCCTCGCCGCTGCCCAGCTTCTCCAGCTCACGGCGCGTGCGGGCCAGACTGAAGAACAGCTTGCGCTGCGCCTGCGTGGTTCCAAGCTTCACCAGGGACCAGCTCTTCAGGATGTAGTTCTGGATGTACGCGCGGATCCACCACACCGCGTACGAAATGAGGCGGATGCCCTTGTCCGGGTCGAACTTCTGCACCGCCTTCATCAGGCCGATATTCCCCTCCTGGATGAGGTCCGACATCTTGATGCCGTAGGAGCGGTACTCGTAGGAGACCTTCACCACGAAGCGCAGGTTGCTCGTCACCAGGCGGTGGCCCGCGGCCAGGTCCCCCTTGATGAACCGGCGCGCCAGCTCCTGCTCCTCCTCCACCTTCAGGAGCGAGTACTGGTTGATCTCCGAGAGATACATCGCGAGGGAGCCAGAATTGGACGACTGCTCGGTCGAAGCCTGCATGGATGGATTCTCCAAATCGGGCCTCCTGCCGCGGCGGAGGCGCTTGAAAGGTGCTCTGGGTTCAAGTCCTACAACTTGACGTGTCTGCCCTGAGCAACCGGGATGCCAACCAGGGTTGGATGTATTCGCGTGTGTCTCCGAGGGGTTGGAGGACGCAGGTGGGCGCCTCCTGGCAACGGTCTGTAACCGTTACCCGTGGCCGATAGGAAATCCGCGGGTCTGCGAGGGGAGAAAATGCACGGCGCACGGCCCTCGAGCGCACGTCGCCATGACGTTCGCGAATGGGTTTCGCTGAAACGCTTAATGGCGACGGGTGGCGAGGGTGGAGACATTTCTCCACCTCGGCCGGGCGTTCCTGGGGAGGGCGGGCGACCGGCGACGGAAGCCCGCTTCCGTCCGGAGGGCACTTCTCTTCCGCTCAGGAGGCGCGGGCGGTAGGGCCCGCCTGGCCGGCCGGCTTCGCGGCGCGGCGGGCGGCTTCAGCGTCCAGCGCGCGGCGCAAGGTGGCGAGCAGGTGCTCGGCCTCTCCCTCGCGCAGGGCTCGGCCGCCGAAGCGGGCCTCCAGGTAGCGGCGGGTGAGGGGCGTCAGCGCCAGCGCCAGCGGATGGCCTTCCCGCGCCAGGCGCGTGGTCAGGTCCTCCAGCGTCTCGTGTTCAAAGCGCGGCACGTGGGCCTTCTGGAGCACCGCGTCCACCCGGTCGAGGAAGCGCGTGGCCTCCAACACCGGGGCGCGGCCCGTCCAGCGGGAGACGAGGCGGCCCGCGCGCCAGACGACGAAGGCCACGACGGCGGCCGTCACCCACGCGCGCGGCGGGGGCAGGCGGCTGGGGGCCTGGTTCGCGGGGGCGCCGGCCGGACGGCGCGGCGGGCGGACCAGCTTGCTCGCCAGCTCGAACTGGTCGCGGAAGGAGTAGTCGACGACGGAGTTGCGCCAGCGCGCCTCCACCGCTTCATAGAGGGCGAGCAGCTGCTCCAGCAGCACGGAGCCCTGGCTCGGGCGGTTCGACGGCGGCGTCGCGTCCACGGTGACGAAGCCGCGACCCGGGACGAGCACGTGCGTCCAGGCGTGTGCGTCGCCCGCGCGCAACAGGTAGCCGCCGTCCATGCGCGCGCCGCCGTAGAAGCCCGTGGCGAGCCGCGCCCCGATGCCCTGCGTGCGCAGCATCAGGGTGAGCGCGGTGGCGAAGTGCTCGCAGTGGCCCGCCTTGCGCACGAAGAGGAACTCCGCCAGCGGATCCTCCGGCGTGCCTGCCTGCTCCAGCGTGTACGCGTAGTCCCGCTGCAGGAAGGCGGCGAGCTTGCGCGCCGCGGCCAGCGGCTCCTTCTCTCCCTGGAGCACCCGCGCCGCGAGCTGGGCGACGCGCGCATCCAGGTGTTCGGGCAGCGCCAGGAGCTGGTCGCGCTCCGCCTGGACCAGGGCGGGGGACATGCCCGCCTTCGCCTCCGGCGGCAGGCTGTAGGCCTCGTAGGTGTACGAGGGCGCGGTGACGGTGAAGCGCACCTCGCTCCCGCCCTGGAGCTGCACCGGGCTGTATCGGGTGCCGGTGGGCGTGTGGGCCCTGGCGTTGCCCAGGCGCGAGGGCATCTCCAGCGCAATCAGCGTGCGGGCCCCGTACGCGGGCAGCAGCTCGATGCGCTGGTGGAGGAGCGTGTCGCTGGCGGGGCGCAGGGTGATCTGCCGCTCCGTCTGCTGCGCGCCGACGACGTTCGTCCACTCCATGCCGTCGAAGGTGTCGTAGGTGCGGCCCACCCAGTAGGCGTCCAGCGCTTCGCGGCCTGGATCCGGCGTGAGCGTGGCGCGCAGCACCACGCGCGGGTTGCCCTTGATGGTGCCCGCGCCGCCCAGCCGCACGGTGTTGGAGTAGCCCGCGCTGCTCACCGCGCCGAAGCCCGGCGCCGAACGCGGCCCCACCATGGCCCAGTTGAGGCGGGGGAAGAGGACGAAGAAGGCCACCGCGCCGGCCACCGCGAACATCACGCCCGTGGACAGCGGCCGCAGCACCGCGCGCACCGGCACGGGCTCGCCGTCCGGCACCGCCGCCTCCACCACGCCCAGCGCCAGCGACAGGCTGGCCAGCACCCCGAAGGCGATGAGGAACAGCGCGTAGGACATGTCGCCCGACAGCGCCGCGCCACCGGCCACCATCAAGAGCCCCGTCAGGTGCGTCTGGCCCTCCGCCGAGGCATCAGGCGTGGACAGCATCCGCTGCGCGGCGATGAGGCTCGCGAAGGCGCACGCCGCCACCACCGCGTTCATCGCGCCGGCCGTCAGCTGGAGGCCCAGGAGCACCGCCGCGACCAGCAACCCCAGCGCGGACAGGCGGGAGAAGCGCGCGACGAGCCGCACGTTGCACAGCGCCAGCACCAGCGCCCCGATGAAGACGCCCAGCACCCACACGGGGAGCTGGCCGGACATGGCCATCGCGCCAAAGGCGGAGCCCACCGCCAGGTCGCGCAGGGCGAGCCGCAGCCTCAAGGGGCGCTTCACGCCGCCTCCCGGGAGTCCGTCCCTGCGTCCGCGCCCTCGAAGCCCACCCACGCGAGCGCCTGGAGGATGCGCCGCTCCTGCGAAGCCCCCGCGGCCGGCCGCAGCACGCGCTCCGGCAGCTGGAGGCCGACCTCATGCCCCGCGTCCAGGAGCTGGTGCGCCTGCGCGGCGACCTCCTCACAGCGGCGCTCCAGCGCATCGCCCGTGAGGCCCGTCTCCAGCGCGAGCTTCCAGACGCGG
This DNA window, taken from Corallococcus coralloides DSM 2259, encodes the following:
- a CDS encoding RNA polymerase factor sigma-32 produces the protein MQASTEQSSNSGSLAMYLSEINQYSLLKVEEEQELARRFIKGDLAAGHRLVTSNLRFVVKVSYEYRSYGIKMSDLIQEGNIGLMKAVQKFDPDKGIRLISYAVWWIRAYIQNYILKSWSLVKLGTTQAQRKLFFSLARTRRELEKLGSGEAVVNVDEIARKLHVKPGEVREMEQRMGGRDLSLDAPMGEDGGNSHVDFVVSAAAPQDDEFADKEEAGLINNRVRTALMRLDPRERFIIEQRVMNERPMTLKELGEHFGFSRERARQLEIRAKDKLKSELAALMAEVDPETLAAQG
- a CDS encoding transglutaminase TgpA family protein — encoded protein: MKRPLRLRLALRDLAVGSAFGAMAMSGQLPVWVLGVFIGALVLALCNVRLVARFSRLSALGLLVAAVLLGLQLTAGAMNAVVAACAFASLIAAQRMLSTPDASAEGQTHLTGLLMVAGGAALSGDMSYALFLIAFGVLASLSLALGVVEAAVPDGEPVPVRAVLRPLSTGVMFAVAGAVAFFVLFPRLNWAMVGPRSAPGFGAVSSAGYSNTVRLGGAGTIKGNPRVVLRATLTPDPGREALDAYWVGRTYDTFDGMEWTNVVGAQQTERQITLRPASDTLLHQRIELLPAYGARTLIALEMPSRLGNARAHTPTGTRYSPVQLQGGSEVRFTVTAPSYTYEAYSLPPEAKAGMSPALVQAERDQLLALPEHLDARVAQLAARVLQGEKEPLAAARKLAAFLQRDYAYTLEQAGTPEDPLAEFLFVRKAGHCEHFATALTLMLRTQGIGARLATGFYGGARMDGGYLLRAGDAHAWTHVLVPGRGFVTVDATPPSNRPSQGSVLLEQLLALYEAVEARWRNSVVDYSFRDQFELASKLVRPPRRPAGAPANQAPSRLPPPRAWVTAAVVAFVVWRAGRLVSRWTGRAPVLEATRFLDRVDAVLQKAHVPRFEHETLEDLTTRLAREGHPLALALTPLTRRYLEARFGGRALREGEAEHLLATLRRALDAEAARRAAKPAGQAGPTARAS
- a CDS encoding OPT family oligopeptide transporter, coding for MSHGSPPVVDDRVPLAEAHGAPHKPYVSPEQSPAELTIRGLVLGSVLGIVFAASSVYLAIKVGLTVSASIPVAVLSIAIFRALGRSSILENTIVQTTGSAGESLAFGVAAALPALLILGYDISLTHAFLTAALGGVLGVLMMIPLRQGLIVQEHGKLTYPEGTASADVLIVGEQGGTNARTVILGFIIGGVYKFAYSGMKLFKEAIGTPIKGLKAATLSTEVSPELLGVGYIIGPRVAGITFAGGVLSYLILIPMISFFGSGMETPLLVHNGMLIKDMSPDQIRNAYVLYIGAGAVATGGLISLIRSLPTIVGAFKRSVETLRQSRTQGALPTVLRTDQDLPITVVLVGSALLILAIWLAPPLHVNFISAILIVIFGFFFVTVSARITGEIGSSSNPISGMVVATLLVTCLVYLLFGWTSSPDRFMALTTAAIVGIAASNGGTTAQDLKTAFLVGGTPKKQQIALFVGVLTSAMFIGLVLVLLNQGATAVIPETHPGVQVTELTQETRTQHTWRWAVSQDALTQRGMTPAQLKRSLWAERLDMAPVDGGLELRSWRPMPPEQLSGLTLAPANGPSLKLSDAGAITAGPDRIYKEGFVRGADTPVPAGRYLVDDQGSIQYVVDPGIGGRISEYEGQTLTRYSAPKAQLFALIIDGILTQRLPWDLVLLGVFIALMLELCGVSSLPFAVGVYLPISSSAPIFVGGMVRHFVDKLRGGTAAESEFSPGTLMSSGYIAGGSIAGVLIAFLEIASDGAWTRAINLPALFGHEGAVGSFLNAVGESELAHPTWSNVWGLAFFAVLTAVLFRSALKGKSGAEAPPPSH